The genomic stretch CAAAAAAATGACGCAAAACATATCCTgataacaaaacatattaatcTATATTATGCTCATGCACTTACCAGTTAAATAACAGAGTATGAATACAAGCTCCCTTGCTTGATAAGAGTGATGAATGCCAATCTGTGAAAATCTATCTTGGCATTTTACAGTTGTGATgatgtattgtttgtttgtctcaCAATAGTAATATGAGAGGAGATCAAtgtcaaaatgttatttattttaattcccTCCGCCCAAAAGCCATACCGCCGGGTGCTTTACACAAACTGCGAAAACTAACGTTAGTTTGACTTATTGTGCGTTGTCCTTTATCTTCTATGGGTCGTTCTTACCCAGCATGCCGTTAAAAAAGAAACGTCTCGCTGTTTATTAAACCATCACCTCCCAATCCATCCCTTTCTTTCACAAACCTTGCAGTTTATTGTTGCCAGGGGTTTGAGATATGCATCTGATCATTTCCTCATTCCCGGCAAATCTCTGACATTAGTGGCGTTTGTGTCAGCGCGCACGTAAATCTTCCTCTATCTGCCGGGAAGAGCCACGCAATATGACTCAGACTAAGTGACTGCACGGCTATTGTTGTTGCGGAACAGACAGCGAACAGAAGAAGAGAGGGGTTAGGAGAGTTGACCACATGCTGGACAATATTGGTGGCAGATGTGGCCACCAGATCACAAGCAAACCAGGATGGCATTTCCTCAGGATGGGGATATGTATTTTTCGAAAACTTTGATGTGAGTGCCGTTCAGAAATAAGCACGAATTGGCGTGCGCCTTTTGAGGTGGAGTCAAGCGTAGGGGATAAAGTGAAAAATGAACCTCGCATTTTGGCTTTTAGGGCAGAAATCATGATTAGCCTTACTGGTCACGGAGCTATTTTACTTCAGCTAAGTTTGCATGCCGTTTCCTCAAACAAAACTGCTAGGGTGTTGTGGATCCTTGCCCAGATGCTTTGTGAGTGTCTTGAACTTGATAAGTTATTGAAATAATGTTTAGGAGGCTGATAAACCATGCTGAAAAAatattcccaataaaaccattagaatggttttattggttttattgggaattttattggttctaatggaatatgacccaaaacacactacagtgtattggtctttgttggtctgtaatggtatgtattgattctattggttctatgtattggttctaatggaaaatggtccaaaacacactacagtgtagtggttttaatggtaaaggctaatggttcctatttcCTAacggaaaccattagaattttctgtaatggttttattttttttcagcagggaagtgTTGCTATGTAGTTGCCCGGGTGGAGATCCAAGTCAAAAGAGTCATCTACGGGTGTCTATGACATTCTCTATCATCTTAAAATTTAGTCTGATGATCTTAATGTGCATACCACATTGCCTTGGCAAGCATTGCTAACTACTCAGTTATGAAATTGAGAACTTATGTAAAGACactgaaaacaacacaactGTTTTGTCTCAAGCTAACGCTGATTTAGCATTGCGTTTTCTATTATATTAGTAAAGCTGTGCATTCTTACCTCAGCTTTATTTGTAATGGCTTTGAAATAAGAGGAATTGGTGTTGCGATATCCCCGAACACATGTCGCACTGTACGTTAACGCCCTGAATGCTAACGCGTCCTTTGCCAAGCATCAGGGTTGGACGACATTAAACACCTCCAGGTCACAGAGGCAAACAAGAATAAAGAACTGGTTAGACTCAACTGTGTCCACATTCTGTAATGTATACTCAACCATATCAGTGTTTGATCTGCGACATCAAACTAATTCATCATCTATGGCTGCTCACGGTGATTCAAACACCCAGAAGTCATCACCGGCTCAATAATGCACAGCAGTCTCGCAAGCAGACACGAGTCTGTTAAGTGGCGGGTTTAGATTTTGATTCACCAAGAAAAAATCTACATGGGTTGTGATACAGATTAGAGGAAGCGATCTGATATCGGGCTCTGCAGTGCACATGTGTGGAGAGGGAATAACCGAGCCAGGGCCCAGCTGCTGGGTGACACTTCAGATTCATCCGTTCCTCTTTGTACAGCCCCCTGGAATTAACCCAAACCCACAATGGCATCACATCAGAAAGGAGCACAGGAAAGTCTGACTTTATTATCCGTCTCTGAGGAAATTTTCATGTGGAGGGATAAAGCTCCGTAAGGGCCGTCTGCTGTTTATTAGGCACAGCATAAGACAATAGCGGCCTCGGGGACGGGTCAGACAATACACTCTCGCTTTAAGTTTGAAGGAGAAACGTACATGCTAAGCAGATATACCAGACGTCAAGAAGTACAACTGTCTGTGTCACATCTCTGCTACTTGTTGTCATTcactctttctgtgtgtgtttgtgcatttgATTTGTGTTTACAGATTCGTAACCCCAAATGTTCAAATCCAAGCGAAGCCACTATAAACCTTTCCAGAGATTTTCTGCAGCCAGTCTAAAAAATATAAAGCACAGATTTATTCATTTAACCCTTTGATGCACCATTTTCACAAAACCATTTAAGATGTAATGTTACATCTAAACCTCCATGCCTGATTTGACCCTTATCTATAATACTAAGACTAACCCTATCTTTTttgtatttatcaaaaaaaaaaaaaaaaattgtcaaaagtGGTGATGCAGCATACTAATTTTAAGCTAAAAAAGGGAAATAATATTTCCCactatttaattattattttttcatttttatcaaCTGCCTAGAAATCTCACCAAATGTATATTTTCCTTGTCTACAGCTCCTGTATAGCTAATTGAtagagcattgcatttgcagcataaaaggtcatgggttcgaacccagggaacataaatactgataaaaatgttgtaatgcactgtaagtcgctttggataaaagtgtctgacaaatgcataaatataatatattggtCAAATTTAAGGATTAATACAAACTACATAAGTACATACACATATTTAGTGATTCTACACTTTCTGAGGAAAAACGTaccaaaagctgtcactgggccgGTACCCTTTTAATGCAAATGAACGAAATACACTTTCGTACCTGTAGAGTCCATATTAGTACGTAAATAAtagtaccaaatgtataaataGCTGTATATATCTACCTTAATGGTAACAGGACCTttataaagggtactgtcccagcgTTTAGACTTTTTTTCTGAGAATGTATAACACACACACTGGCTCACTAGCAGTTGTCTCTTGTTGCTGTGTAGCGTGAGAGCAGATCTCTCCCACCCTCACTCGAACCAGAGGCCCTGCCTCATCCGGTGGCATGTTCTACAGCAACCCATTGCTCCTGGGATGAAAAGACGATGACCAAGGTATTCGTCCCATTCAGCCTCTATTGTTGTTTTGGAAACAAGGAACAGCAAAGTAGTCAAACCATAACATGGCGTATGGCAACTGTGGATGTGTGTGACTAGTGGACTCCCCGACTTGCAGTTCCCAGCAGGGCCCGACCATTGTTGAAGGTATTCACCCAGTGCACTCATGAAACTAGATAAATGGATTAGTTCTTTAGAGATACTGGCGGCATCTTCAAAAAGACAACACCATGGGGTGGTGGGGGGGAGTCGGAGGGGATGGATAAAGGGGGTTATGGGTGGGGGCAGTTGTTTTGTAAGGCAGGGGGTGTAAATGAATGACCTGTTTCTGCCAAAAAGACAAGACAATGATAAACTTTCGTCCCCActcacctctctctctcctatgcTGTGACAGATACCCGAGCATCATAAGAGAGATTATGTCCAAGTGTCATAGGTATTGTACTTTGGAAGCAACAGTTGAAATATCACTTTCATATCAATTTtcagtatttgtttttattcttatttatatcattttcattttgtcaAACCACATAACATAATCCGTGTGTTAGGATTATGGTAATGATTAATGtgattgtttatttttgctgcCCTCTCTCAATTTGTGTACCGCCCACCCTTGCATTTTCCTTTATTTCGTTTCGTCCCTTTTTGGCTTGCATTTATTGCCCAGGGCGTCTTGTGAGAGTTGCTGGAAGTGTCAGAGTAATTATGGGCTCCAGCCCCGTTTATTTCTCGTTAGACAATTGACTGTACATCAAGTACAGAATGAGTAATTGCGTGTGTATTAGTGAATCCCAGCCCGATGGCCTCCAGCACAAACCCCATGCCAGCACAGGACAAAAGATATAAATGAAACACCGGGAGCTTATTTAATTTCAACCACAACTAGCTCACGAAAAAGATAAAGACGAAATATCGGAGAAACAAAAGAAATTTGTACACCTGCCCTTATTTAATATATCTCTGTCCGTGTAAcaaattactttattatttatattattattattattattattattattacactaTTCATTTTTAAGCAAAATTATGGTTAGCATTTAATAAATTCGCCGTGCCGAAAAAAAATCGCAAAATGATTgtcaaaaaatgtatgtaaaaagcAGCTTGATTTGTTAACTTAGGTTTATTTACTAATTAAATAATCATTATTTTGTCATTATAATTATTTCTGAAAAAATCCCCAAACAAATATTTAACTGCTTTGGCCCTAATGGTGAAATATAAGCGAAGCCTGTTTGTTTACCGACTTTTACGTTcctaattaaataataattatttcatcattaattttattcaaaagaAATCTGCCAAACAaagatattttgtttgtttgtattttattaaaatgaatatatttgGTCTTTCTAGATGTGTTTTATGATAAGTTTTTTGAATAGCCCATAaatgtatacaatttaaaattattagCCAAAATGCGGTTTCTTAAATGCCTTGACCTTATATTTGGTATGAAGGAATAATTATTAATCTGTATTATATGATTTCACACATCAGTAAAACGTacaatgttggaaaatgaataTAGATTCTAAAAGTGCAGATTTCCCCATCTAAATATTATATGTAATTTCCAGAAAATAAGGTCGACTGAACAGTGAATGAATTTCTTTTCCGTTTGAACTAGCTGTAATGACTCTTTCGATCTATAGAGGTCGCTGCAAGCTTTAATTTATTTGCAATTCTGCACCTTGCTTCCTGTATCAATAGTTTTGAATGTaagaaaaaacagaaacaaCAGGGAACACTTTTATCCTAAATAAGTgtcataaaatcataaaatcttTTAACACGCGACTCATTTCAAATATTAGCCCACGGGTTAATTTCTGTGTGGTTCGTTTAATCATTCATTGAAAAAATGCTCACAAAATGATCTTTTTCTGTTGGTGATTTTTCCAGAtttataatacataaaatataaatataaataaaattaaaaaataaaaatggagaGGATATTATTTGTAAACATCACGAAACGCTTTGTTACATATTACATTTGACATATAGGCTATAGGCTACTTCTTGAATTAACAAGCAATACTGTCTAATTATTAGGCGATTTGTAAACAGTATAAGCTGTGCTGTCATGAGCTATTTCTGAATGACGCTCATGCAGACACTCCCTCTGAACTGAATGTCACTTTCCTCAgcaaattaataatttattatcgTATCgagtttttttctctctctttctcttactGACAGATTAGATTTTAACCATTTGATTTTGTTTGCACAGGGCGTTCCCACATTATTACTTAATGATATTCCCAGCTGCTTCGGTCCATTTTCCGCCGCCAACAGCCATCTGGTCTCTTATTAGCACCTCAATGCATTTCCAGCCAGCTCCATTTAACAATTGAATCTGAGCACTTCTGcaaaatattttaagatctATTTTAGACCCTAAAGACAGGCAGCTTCCTctccttttttttttgaaaaaaaaaatattaactgaGAATAATTTAAAACGTAATaataatgattattattatatataaataataataatagttaaaataataataatataaaaagaacgaattaaaacttcacataaataaacataaaaaaagttCTAGAAAGCGTTATGCattgaagaaccattttagtTCCCCAAATAACCTTATACAGTATTTGTATAATAATTTCTTGCCTTATAATACTCCGTTTGTGCACCAGAAAGCTTCTGTGcctgttaaaggttctttacacTCTGACAACATTTATTCACTAAAACGTCCACCTTTCCAGAAATCACAAAACCCCAAAAGAGTACTTTGAATTTGTCTATAATTTCATTTAGTTTATTAGACAAAATATATGATCTGAACAAACTCCGTCAACTCACTATTTACAAATGTGGGtcaccttaaaggaaaacaccaacaCATAAAGACAAAATAAGCCTACCAAATGTCCCACGGTAAGGAAGGGATCACAGGTGTCATTATGTACAACTCCACTGGTGCTAATCAAACTCGCCGATTTGCTTTAGAGTAACTGAACGTTATGCTGAACTGATTTCGGTTGTATTGTTCCATTATGAGTGCTATCAGTCTTTTTTTTCAGGGAAAATGTCTTGATCAAGCGGAAGAGAGAGCTGTTAGGACCCTCTGTGTTGATTCCTGCTGGTTTCTTGGGCTgtgaagagaaagagagagagatgtgatGTCCTATCTCCACAACACTGTGCGACATTTCATTGTTAGCCACAAAATAAACAGCTCCTATCGGTTTCACTTAATAATATATTGTAATAGGAATTTTATCAaaatagaataaataaataaaattaaatgcatGTTACAACATGCATATAAATGAATTTGTGtagtaatattataataatgttttaagACATCCATGTTAACGAACTAATAATCTGTTAAACATTATAATGTTATTTTATAAACGTTATTATACAGCGTAAACCCAAAAGGCGTCCTATCCATGTATTTACAGAGAAACCAATTTCTGCCGTAAACACACACttttaatactgtatcgagATTTACCATCAAATCCACTGGTGCGATTTTTCCCAATAGGAACTATACAATTATTCGTCAAGTCACAGAAAAAATGGCCTGGTAAAAATGTGGCACTTAAAAGGGGAAAGTTTCAGCAAGACTGCTCCCCCGAGGTTCAATTTTCCCAAGGGTCTTTAGGAAAGGCACACAGCTTTGGCGACTTGATAAGTAGTTACTCTCCTGAGAGACAGAGAGTGTGTGTGGGGAGGGGGATTCGTGGCCCTTTGTCACCACGAAAAGCACAACTATTTATTATAAGCGCTAAAGCGCAGATTTTTCTCTGCCTGTCTGCTTGGAAATAGCTTTATCCAGAGTTTTTCTCAGATAAGCGTATTTTCTCAGATAAAAATTCGTTCGGAATAGGCGTTTATAaacctaataataataataataacaataataataataataataataataataatgcaaattTACCTGTCATGAAGAGGACGAAACGATGACTTTAAAGGTTGCGTTGGTGACTCATTTCTGAGGTTTTCCCGATCTGACATGAATAAAAAACGTCATTAGAAATGGTGCTAAATTAATtatacagaaaataaatattaatagcctcaataataataataataataacaataataataataataataataataatcattgcAAATGTGGTCCCAAAGTTGTGTGCGTACCTATGTGTTTTGGACTGAGGTCCTCTGGCGCCTTGTCACTGTTCATGGCTGCCATAGATGACACTAGCACAGACGtgggctgctgctgctgctgctgtgagTGGACGTGATGGTTATGGTGATGCTGACTGACACCCAGGAAAGACCGCACGTTCAGCAGTGAGTTCTGGCCCAGGAAAGCGCCATTTGTCCAGTTGTGAAACTTTCCAATCTGGCACGTGTACAGTCCGTGGCTGGGCAGAAAAGCCGGGTGAGACCCCGCGTGAGTGGTTGGAACAGTGGGTGACGTGGGTTTCTGCGAGCTATCCGGACTGGTCGCGGTTTCCGCTAACGACCATATTTTGGGCTTATTGCTAACCGGAACTTGAAAACCTCCCTGTCGACCCGGGGACAAGACCCTGGTGTTGTTATTGTTTGCGTCTGAGGGCTCTTTGCTTGCGTTTGATTTTGATTTCTCGAAGGCCTCGTGAGCCTGGAACGCAATCGCGTGGCGTTTCTCTTCGAGTTCCACGCGCTTCTCCTCGTCCTCCTCGTTGCTTTGATCTCCGTCATTGTCATCGATCTTGTCAATATCAATGCTCTCCAAATCTATTTCCTCCTCGTCTTCGTTCTTCTCGGCGTCCCCCTCGTTATCGCTACCAAATATGTTGCCATCTTCATCCTCTTTACTTCTGCCCCATGTCACCTTGTTCTCCTTCTTAAGTCTCCGCCTGGCGTTGGCGAACCATGTGGACACTTGCGTGAGGGTCATCTTTGTGATGATGGCCAGCATGATCTTCTCGCCTTTGGTGGGATAAGGGTTTTTCCTGTGCTCGTTGAGCCAGGCCTTCAGAGTGCTGGTACTCTCCCGTGTAGCGTTTTTAGGCCTGGCAGGGTCTCCATACTGAAACTGCCCGTAGGGGTAAAAAGCAGGGCCAGTGTGAGCAGCAAAGCTTGCAGGGTGAACACCAGGGCTGTCTTTTAAATCATACTGCGATCCCTAAAAAGATTGACAAgataaaagaaacaaacaaacattagtATTTTGTTTTAATCGATCTAAACAACACGAACAACATTTGCTATATGCTGCAACTCATCCGTAAAATGTAACTTTCACTTTCTCTAAAAATTGTGTCCatgttttggatatttttctgCATAACACATACTTCTCAGTTTTTTCGTTGGATATTTACGAAACTCGACTAAAACGGTGtttttcaaattatttaaatgtttaacattATTTTCCCGACCGTTTAAAACTTTTTGACCTTTGACCACAATGAAAAGCTAGGCCACagatacaaataaaacaaaaacattgatCAAACTAAACTTTGATGAAAACTACTATTTTGTAAACTCTGTATGATGACTGTTTTGAGACCGAAATTTGTATTATACATtggatatattaaatattaccGTAATGTGATCCCGTGACGTAGGCCCTTGCAATCAAcattaatattataaatataacatgacccaacaaaaacatattttaatgtgcTTAAGGGACTCACAATTTAAATGTGCTTTTTGCGGCATTATGATAGAAATAATTGTTCAAATGAATGAGATTAATTGTTATAGGTTTATGAATCACAATTTGCCAATTATCTCACtcgtttttgttttatttatataatgacATTTTGCTGCTGTACGCTATATTATTTCTTCAATCTAACAAGAGGTAGTAAactgtaaaatgcaattttgatGCATGGATAAATCTTGCTATTTTGTTATACAATATGCATTTCTCAAGGCGAAACAATATCTTCTGCCAAGTCCTCAATCGAAACCATTTCAAATAATCTTTTTAAATTGACCTTATAAACGAATATAAATCATTTTAGAAAGCACTtaaaaaaagattattattaaaagCGATTCTTCATCCCAAAATCACAGATAAACTTTTGCTGGTGTGATCGTCCTGTCATAAAAAtcataattatatatatatatattttttttttgctcaatTTGGATTTTATGCACGTTAGATATGCATGGAAAATGTCgtttaaaataacccagttAAAGTATTAAAACCTGCAAATTAATTTACCATGCACAGTGCAAGCTTCGGCACTTTACATTAATCGTCCATGTATAGCAAGCactaaaaaaatgtttgaaatttCTTGTAGGATATGAGGCACTGAAAACAGTACAAAAGCAAAAACAGGCGACAAAAATCAGCCTTCGTGGATAAACATTTAACAAGCATTTACTTTTCTTACCATTTGGGAGAAAAGAGCCAGATCGGCGCTGGTATAAGGCAGAAATGCGCTGTAGTTGTGCGCGTACGGGTACATGCCCAACACCGAAGATACCGCTGCGGCCGCCGCGGACGCGCTTCCCCCGATCTCAGCGCTCCCTCCACGGGACGAGGGAGTCAACACTCCCGGACGGTCACCTCCATACACCGCCTGGGAGGCACTTAAATACTGCGGGTAACCCAGCTGGGGGAAAGACATCTCCGTCGCCACGTCGGAAGCCCAAATAACCCAAAAAGCGAATAGCCAACCAACGTAAAAAGTGAAAGAGTTTCTCTCGCGCGCAGCACAGGGTGAGAATGGTAAATGCTCGTCTTTAAATCTCAGCTTCTCTTTTCCAGCAAGTCCGTCGGATGTGATCAGATCAACAATTGAGCTCCAACTGATGTCTCTGCCCCTAGGTCCTGGGCTGATCTCTCAGATACAATTTGAAGTTGATGCTTTGATTGGCGTCCCA from Misgurnus anguillicaudatus chromosome 10, ASM2758022v2, whole genome shotgun sequence encodes the following:
- the irx1a gene encoding iroquois-class homeodomain protein IRX-1a; translated protein: MSFPQLGYPQYLSASQAVYGGDRPGVLTPSSRGGSAEIGGSASAAAAAVSSVLGMYPYAHNYSAFLPYTSADLALFSQMGSQYDLKDSPGVHPASFAAHTGPAFYPYGQFQYGDPARPKNATRESTSTLKAWLNEHRKNPYPTKGEKIMLAIITKMTLTQVSTWFANARRRLKKENKVTWGRSKEDEDGNIFGSDNEGDAEKNEDEEEIDLESIDIDKIDDNDGDQSNEEDEEKRVELEEKRHAIAFQAHEAFEKSKSNASKEPSDANNNNTRVLSPGRQGGFQVPVSNKPKIWSLAETATSPDSSQKPTSPTVPTTHAGSHPAFLPSHGLYTCQIGKFHNWTNGAFLGQNSLLNVRSFLGVSQHHHNHHVHSQQQQQQPTSVLVSSMAAMNSDKAPEDLSPKHIDRENLRNESPTQPLKSSFRPLHDSPRNQQESTQRVLTALSSA